The Ictidomys tridecemlineatus isolate mIctTri1 chromosome 6, mIctTri1.hap1, whole genome shotgun sequence genome includes a region encoding these proteins:
- the Slitrk6 gene encoding SLIT and NTRK-like protein 6, with amino-acid sequence MKLWIHLLCSSLLACISLQSQLPIPSIRGSCDSLCHCEEKDGTMLINCEEKGIKKLSQISVPPSRPFHLSLLNNGLTMLHTNEFSGLTNAISIHLGFNNIADIETGAFNGLGLLKQLHINHNSLEILKEDTFHGLENLEFLQADNNFITVIEPSAFSKLNRLKVLILNDNAIESLPPNIFRFVPLTHLDLRGNQLQTLPYVGFLEHIGRILDLQLEDNKWACNCDLLQLKIWLENMPPQSVIGDVVCNSPPVFKGSILSRLKKESICPTPPVYEEHEDPSGSLHLPVTSSISDSRMSTKITPIFKPPTKAPGLIPYLTKPSTQLPAPYCPIPCNCKVLSPSGLLIHCQERNIESLSDLKPPPQNPRKLILAGNIIHTVMKSDLVEYFTLEMLHLGNNRIEVLEEGSFMNLTRLQKLYLNGNHLTKLNRGMFLGLDNLEYLYLEYNAVKEILPGTFNPMPKLKVLYLNNNLLQVLPLHIFSGVPLTRVNLKTNQFTHLPVSNILDDLDLLTQIDLEDNPWDCSCDLVGLQQWIQKLSKNTVTDDILCTSPGHLDKKELKALNSELLCPGLVNNPTQTSYVIVTTPTTTTNTAGTILKSLTDAVPLSVLILGLLIVFITIVFCAAGIVVLVLHRRRRYKKKQVDEQIKDNSPVHLQYSMYGHKTTHHTTERPSASLYEQHMVSPMVHVYRSPSFGPKHLEEEEEERNEKEGSDVKHLQRSLLERENHSPLTGSNMKYKTTDQSTEFLSFQDASSLYRNILEKERELQQLGITEYLRKNIAQLQPDLEVHYPRAHEELKLMETLMYSRPRKVLVEQTKNEYFELKANLHAEPDYLEVLEQQT; translated from the coding sequence ATGAAGCTGTGGATTCATCTCTTATGTTCATCTCTCCTTGCCTGTATATCTTTACAGTCCCAATTGCCGATACCCTCAATCAGAGGTTCTTGTGATTCTCTTTGCCATTGTGAGGAAAAAGACGGGACAATGTTAATAAATTGTGAAGAAAAAGGTATCAAGAAGTTATCCCAGATATCTGTGCCACCATCACGACCTTTCCACCTAAGCTTATTGAATAATGGCTTGACAATGCTTCACACAAATGAATTTTCTGGGCTTACCAATGCTATCTCAATACACCTTGGATTTAACAATATTGCAGATATTGAGACTGGTGCATTTAATGGCCTTGGCCTCCTTAAGCAACTTCATATCAATCACAATTCTCTAGAAATTCTGAAAGAGGATACCTTTCATGGACTAGAAAACCTGGAATTCCTACAAGCTGATAACAATTTTATTACAgtgattgaaccaagtgcctttAGCAAGCTCAACAGACTTAAAGtgttaattttaaatgataacgCTATTGAGAGTCTGCCTCCAAACATATTCCGATTTGTTCCTTTAACCCATCTGGATCTTCGTGGAAATCAGTTGCAAACATTGCCTTATGTTGGCTTTTTAGAACACATTGGTCGAATATTGGATCTCCAGTTGGAGGACAATAAGTGGGCCTGCAATTGTGACTTATTACAGCTAAAAATTTGGTTGGAAAATATGCCACCACAGTCTGTAATTGGTGATgttgtatgcaacagtcctccagTCTTCAAAGGAAGCATACTAAGTCGACTGAAAAAGGAATCAATTTGCCCTACTCCACCAGTGTATGAAGAACATGAAGATCCTTCAGGATCATTGCATCTGCCTGTGACATCTTCAATAAGTGATAGTCGTATGTCAACCAAGATCACACCCATTTTCAAACCACCTACCAAAGCACCAGGTTTGATACCTTATCTTACAAAGCCATCCACTCAACTTCCAGCACCCTACTGTCCTATTCCTTGTAACTGCAAAGTTCTATCCCCATCAGGACTTCTAATACACTGTCAAGAGCGTAATATTGAAAGCTTATCAGATTTAAAACCGCCTCCACAGAATCCTAGAAAGCTTATTCTAGCAGGGAATATTATTCATACTGTAATGAAGTCTGATCTAGTGGAATATTTTACTTTGGAAATGCTTCATTTGGGAAACAATCGTATTGAAGTtcttgaagaaggatcgtttatGAATCTAACAAGACTACAAAAACTTTACCTAAATGGTAATCATCTGACTAAATTAAATAGAGGCATGTTTCTTGGTCTTGACAATCTTGAGTACTTATATCTTGAATACAATGCAGTCAAAGAAATATTACCCGGAACATTTAACCCAATGCCTAAACTCAAAGTCCTCTATTTAAACAACAACCTCCTACAAGTTTTGCCACTGCATATTTTTTCAGGAGTTCCCTTAACTAGGGTAAATCTTAAAACAAACCAGTTCACCCATCTACCTGTGAGTAACATCTTGGATGATCTTGACTTACTGACCCAGATTGACCTTGAGGATAACCCCTGGGACTGCTCCTGTGACCTAGTTGGATTGCAGCAATGGATACAAAAATTAAGCAAGAACACAGTGACAGATGATATCCTCTGCACTTCCCCAGGGCACCTTGACAAAAAGGAATTAAAGGCCCTCAATAGTGAACTTCTTTGCCCAGGTTTAGTAAATAACCCAACTCAGACCAGTTATGTTATTGTTACTACTCCTACAACAACGACAAATACAGCTGGtactattttaaaatctcttactGATGCTGTACCACTCTCAGTTCTAATATTAGGACTCCTGATTGTGTTTATAACTATTGTGTTCTGTGCCGCAGGGATAGTGGTTCTTGTTCTCCACCGCAGAAGAAGatacaaaaagaaacaagtagATGAGCAAATTAAAGACAACAGTCCTGTGCATCTTCAATACAGCATGTATGGCCATAAAACAACTCATCACACAACTGAAAGACCTTCTGCCTCTCTTTATGAGCAGCACATGGTGAGCCCCATGGTTCATGTTTATAGAAGTCCATCATTTGGTCCAAAGCatttggaagaagaagaagaagaaaggaatgagAAAGAAGGAAGTGATGTAAAACATCTCCAAAGAAGTCTTTTAGAAAGGGAAAACCATTCGCCACTCACAGGGTcaaatatgaaatacaaaactACAGACCAATCAACAGAATTTTTGTCCTTCCAGGATGCCAGTTCATTATACAggaatattttagagaaagaaagagaacttcaGCAACTGGGAATCACAGAGTACCTAAGGAAAAATATTGCCCAGCTCCAGCCTGATTTGGAGGTGCATTATCCTAGAGCCCATGAAGAGTTGAAATTAATGGAAACATTAATGTACTCACGGCCAAGAAAGGTATTAGTGGAACAGACTAAAAATGAGTATTTTGAGCTCAAAGCTAATTTACATGCCGAACCTGACTATTTAGAAGTCCTGGAGCAGCAAACATAG